One Cucurbita pepo subsp. pepo cultivar mu-cu-16 chromosome LG07, ASM280686v2, whole genome shotgun sequence genomic region harbors:
- the LOC111798707 gene encoding fatty alcohol:caffeoyl-CoA acyltransferase-like has translation MEFDRTTNLSSTNTLSPPPPITSPTTTTATMMLKSPELPDLVYVNPPVLIRPANPTPKHSIYLSNLDDQSFLRFSIKYVFVFQKGVSLCKLKRSLAIALENYYPLAGRLRVSGGGPSSEFDRKLEVECNGEGAVFVEGFMDFTAEEFLQTADTPNRSWRKLLHRYEASSFLDIPPLIVQVTNLSCGGMILCTGINHCLSDGVGTSQFLHAWAHITTKPNLPLPIKPFHFRHVFKPRNPLHVTSPHPQYSKTTPSNTVHNNNNNNNNNLLNLLRSLPLRPVSVPFSAAQILRLKRRCIPSLKCTTFEALAAHTWQCWLHSLTLATVVPLPPSLPVNLLFSVNVRRRLLLHEPPSGYYGNAFVLACAQSSVKELNAAATSANIHHGVTLVQQAKAAVTDEYVRSVVDMLDDRSVRTDMSASLVISQWSKLGLEDLDFGEGKAVHMGPLASDIYCLFLPVAGDVNAVRVLVSVPECVAHKFEVYMKDCCYSDDEDEDRINNDNGEQNSFI, from the exons atggAATTTGATCGTACCACCAATCTCTCCTCTACAAATACCCTCTCTCCGCCTCCCCCCATAACCTctcccaccaccaccaccgccaccatGATGCTAAAGTCGCCGGAGCTTCCAGATTTGGTCTATGTTAACCCACCGGTGCTAATCCGGCCGGCAAACCCAACCCCAAAACACTCAATATACCTCTCCAATCTCGACGATCAAAGCTTCCTTAGATTCTCCATCAAATACGTGTTCGTGTTCCAAAAGGGTGTCAGCTTGTGCAAGCTCAAGCGCTCTCTCGCCATTGCTCTTGAAAATTACTACCCTCTCGCCGGACGTTTGAGGGTCAGCGGCGGAGGGCCGTCGTCGGAATTTGATCGGAAGCTTGAAGTAGAGTGTAACGGAGAAGGGGCGGTTTTCGTTGAGGGTTTTATGGATTTCACGGCCGAGGAGTTTCTTCAAACGGCGGATACGCCGAACAGGTCTTGGAGGAAATTGCTTCATCGCTACGAAGCTTCGAGTTTCTTGGATATTCCTCCCCTTATCGTTCAG gTGACAAATTTGAGCTGTGGAGGGATGATCCTATGCACCGGAATAAACCACTGCCTGTCGGACGGTGTGGGTACGTCACAATTCCTGCATGCGTGGGCCCACATCACAACTAAACCCAATCTCCCTCTACCAATCAAACCCTTCCATTTCCGCCACGTGTTCAAACCCCGCAACCCTCTCCACGTCACTTCCCCTCATCCTCAATATTCCAAAACTACCCCTTCTAACACCGtccacaacaacaacaacaacaacaacaacaacctcCTCAACCTCCTCCGTTCCCTCCCTCTCCGCCCCGTCTCCGTCCCCTTCTCCGCCGCTCAAATCCTCCGCCTCAAACGCCGTTGCATCCCCTCCCTTAAATGCACCACTTTCGAAGCCCTCGCCGCACACACCTGGCAATGCTGGCTTCACTCTCTCACCCTCGCCACCGTCGTTCCTCTCCCTCCTTCACTTCCCGTTAACCTTCTCTTCTCCGTCAACGTTCGTCGCCGCCTCCTCCTCCATGAACCACCCTCCGGTTATTACGGTAACGCCTTCGTACTCGCCTGCGCTCAATCCTCCGTTAAGGAGCTCAACGCCGCTGCCACCTCCGCCAATATCCACCACGGCGTCACGCTAGTTCAACAGGCTAAGGCTGCTGTCACCGATGAGTACGTGCGGTCCGTGGTCGACATGTTGGATGATAGAAGTGTTAGAACCGACATGTCGGCGAGCTTGGTGATTTCGCAATGGTCCAAACTTGGGCTTGAGGATTTGGATTTCGGCGAAGGGAAGGCGGTCCATATGGGGCCTCTTGCCAGTGATATTTATTGCCTATTCTTGCCGGTCGCCGGAGATGTCAACGCCGTTAGAGTCCTGGTGTCGGTGCCGGAATGTGTGGCCCACAAGTTTGAGGTTTATATGAAGGATTGTTGTTATAGTgacgatgaagatgaagatagaattaataatgataatgGAGAACAAAATAGtttcatatga
- the LOC111798533 gene encoding cyclin-T1-3-like isoform X1, with protein sequence MRGESERMARQQPHNHMESGIPGTASTLYVQEEHLNSARKWYFCKQEIEHNSPSRKDGIDFKKESQLRKSYCSFLQELGMKLKVPQVTIASAMMVCHRFYMRQSHAKNDWQTIGTTGMFLACKIEETPRFLNDVVVVSYELIYQWDPSAPKRIRQKEVFNKQKELILIGERLLLSTLAFDVDVQLPYKPLVTALKRLGMAADLGKVAWNFVNDWLYTTLCLEYKPHYIAAGSIFLASKFQKVKLPSDKGKVWWMEFDVSPKQLQEVIQKMLKLFEKDRKRNLPPSKEKTHQPESLDGQTRVDSSQSCISSVTMSDQLDSHDATTEASGCNEPVLPNCCHNQETMNYCISPVEVLPCQTSDTGSSSSAIDNGDTGICRSTEQNYPDQTTQSTTGSVSVCKDYSKINVFQIREAIKRRRLCRATSTKEVQPMSPDIDSEAWIEKELEHGIELEYESSLKKRIKAS encoded by the exons ATGAGGGGAGAGAGTGAGAGAATGGCAAGACAGCAGCCCCATAATCATATGGAGAGTGGCATTCCAGGAACTGCATCTACTCTTTATGTCCAGGAAGAGCATTTGAACTCTGCACGTAAATGGTATTTCTGTAAACAGGAAATTGAACATAATTCTCCATCCAGGAAGGATGGAATTGATTTCAAGAAAGAGTCTCAACTGAGGAAGTCATATTGCTCGTTTCTTCAAGAGCTTGGCATGAAGCTGAAAGT GCCTCAAGTAACAATTGCAAGTGCCATGATGGTTTGCCACCGATTCTATATGCGTCAGTCCCATGCTAAAAATGACTGGCAG ACAATCGGAACGACAGGTATGTTTCTTGCCTGTAAGATTGAAGAGACACCAAGGTTTCTGAATGATGTCGTTGTTGTGTCTTATGAGTTGATATACCAATGGGATCCTTCTGCCCCTAAAAGAATTAGACAAAAA GAAGTTTTCAACAAACAAAAGGAACTAATCTTGATTGGGGAGAGGCTTCTATTGTCAACGCTTGCATTTGATGTCGACGTTCAACTTCCCTACAAGCCACTCGTTACTGCTCTAAAAAGATTAGGAATGGCTGCTGATCTTGGGAAGGTGGCCTGGAATTTTGTAAATGATTG GCTTTATACTACATTGTGCTTGGAGTACAAACCCCATTATATTGCTGCTGGTTCGATATTCCTCGcttccaaatttcaaaaagtgAAATTACCTTCGGATAAGGGAAAGGTTTGGTGGATGGAGTTCGATGTTTCACCGAAACAGTTACAAG AGGTTATACAGAAAATGTTGAAGTTATTTGAGAAAGATAGAAAACGAAACCTACCACCTTCAAAAGAGAAGACTCATCAGCCGGAATCTTTAGATGGACAGACAAGGGTTGATAGCTCCCAATCATGTATATCCAGCGTGACAATGTCCGATCAGCTTGATAGTCATGATGCCACGACGGAGGCCAGTGGCTGCAATGAGCCTGTACTGCCTAATTGTTGCCACAATCAGGAAACTATGAATTACTGCATCAGTCCTGTGGAAGTTTTACCCTGCCAAACAAGCGATACTGGGAGTTCAAGTAGTGCTATCGACAATGGTGATACTGGGATTTGTCGGAGTACCGAGCAAAATTATCCTGATCAGACCACACAGTCAACAACTGGTTCTGTATCTGTTTGTAAGGACTACAGTAAGATAAACGTATTCCAAATCAGGGAGGCAATAAAGAGAAGACGACTTTGTAGAGCTACAAGCACAAAGGAAGTACAGCCCATGAGCCCCGATATTGACAGCGAAGCATGGATCGAAAAGGAGCTGGAACACGGAATAGAGTTAGAATATGAATCGtcattgaagaagagaataaAGGCATCTTGA
- the LOC111798533 gene encoding cyclin-T1-3-like isoform X2, with protein MMVCHRFYMRQSHAKNDWQTIGTTGMFLACKIEETPRFLNDVVVVSYELIYQWDPSAPKRIRQKEVFNKQKELILIGERLLLSTLAFDVDVQLPYKPLVTALKRLGMAADLGKVAWNFVNDWLYTTLCLEYKPHYIAAGSIFLASKFQKVKLPSDKGKVWWMEFDVSPKQLQEVIQKMLKLFEKDRKRNLPPSKEKTHQPESLDGQTRVDSSQSCISSVTMSDQLDSHDATTEASGCNEPVLPNCCHNQETMNYCISPVEVLPCQTSDTGSSSSAIDNGDTGICRSTEQNYPDQTTQSTTGSVSVCKDYSKINVFQIREAIKRRRLCRATSTKEVQPMSPDIDSEAWIEKELEHGIELEYESSLKKRIKAS; from the exons ATGATGGTTTGCCACCGATTCTATATGCGTCAGTCCCATGCTAAAAATGACTGGCAG ACAATCGGAACGACAGGTATGTTTCTTGCCTGTAAGATTGAAGAGACACCAAGGTTTCTGAATGATGTCGTTGTTGTGTCTTATGAGTTGATATACCAATGGGATCCTTCTGCCCCTAAAAGAATTAGACAAAAA GAAGTTTTCAACAAACAAAAGGAACTAATCTTGATTGGGGAGAGGCTTCTATTGTCAACGCTTGCATTTGATGTCGACGTTCAACTTCCCTACAAGCCACTCGTTACTGCTCTAAAAAGATTAGGAATGGCTGCTGATCTTGGGAAGGTGGCCTGGAATTTTGTAAATGATTG GCTTTATACTACATTGTGCTTGGAGTACAAACCCCATTATATTGCTGCTGGTTCGATATTCCTCGcttccaaatttcaaaaagtgAAATTACCTTCGGATAAGGGAAAGGTTTGGTGGATGGAGTTCGATGTTTCACCGAAACAGTTACAAG AGGTTATACAGAAAATGTTGAAGTTATTTGAGAAAGATAGAAAACGAAACCTACCACCTTCAAAAGAGAAGACTCATCAGCCGGAATCTTTAGATGGACAGACAAGGGTTGATAGCTCCCAATCATGTATATCCAGCGTGACAATGTCCGATCAGCTTGATAGTCATGATGCCACGACGGAGGCCAGTGGCTGCAATGAGCCTGTACTGCCTAATTGTTGCCACAATCAGGAAACTATGAATTACTGCATCAGTCCTGTGGAAGTTTTACCCTGCCAAACAAGCGATACTGGGAGTTCAAGTAGTGCTATCGACAATGGTGATACTGGGATTTGTCGGAGTACCGAGCAAAATTATCCTGATCAGACCACACAGTCAACAACTGGTTCTGTATCTGTTTGTAAGGACTACAGTAAGATAAACGTATTCCAAATCAGGGAGGCAATAAAGAGAAGACGACTTTGTAGAGCTACAAGCACAAAGGAAGTACAGCCCATGAGCCCCGATATTGACAGCGAAGCATGGATCGAAAAGGAGCTGGAACACGGAATAGAGTTAGAATATGAATCGtcattgaagaagagaataaAGGCATCTTGA